TTGTTTGAGTCGAATAAGCCGTAAGGGTTTGGGGTTGGGTTTGGTTTGCGGTGCGCGGGCGGTTTGGTTGGTTTGCTTTGCTTAGCGCTGGCATCCGCGATTTGTTATCTAGCTTCACGCGTCGCCCCTGTGCGGGGCGGCACCTACTTTTCTTTGCCGCCGCAAAGAAAAGTAGGCAAAAGAAAGCGGCTCACACCGCCAGCGCTAGTTCCTGCCTGAGGGCCCCCAGCCGGTCCCACACTTCACACGGCAACCACGTGACTCATGCTTGTTGCCAACGCTCTGATCTGACGCATCACCCGCTTCACACACCCGCGTCGCCACATGCCGTGCCAGACATTCCACGGCCGCCCAGGTGGCAAACTGTGTGTAGGCCGTAGTACCCCACACGCCTCACTCCGGACCGATAGCGCCCGCGTTCCACCCTGTAAGAGCCAGCCCTTTCAAGGTCTTGATCAAGATGTCCCGCCTTTGGCGCGTTTAAGCAGGCGAGCGGTACTGTGATGGGCGCGGGCTACCGCACCTTCGACATAGGGTGCGGGTTTGCGGGTCTTGGGGCCACGCGTGCGTGTGCGCACCTGAATCGGGTCGACGCAGCGGGCCAGCTCGAGCAGTTTGCCGGCAATCACGTCGGGCGTGGCATCGCTCCAGTGCGACCATTCATTTGGCGGCAGCGCGATGAGCATGCCCTCATACTGGCTGCGAATCTGCACGGCGAGGTAGTACGTCGAGACGTCCGGCGGCGCTGCACCTGTTTCATCGGCGGCAGCATGCGCAGCTTCAACACTGCGCTTGAGCGTGGCCAGCACGTTGTACGCCAGCACCGCGACGGTAAAGCCCAGCAGCGCGGCACGTGGATGACCCAAGGTGCGGATCTCGCTGTGCAGGACCGACTCGAGTCGCTGGAACATGCCCTCGATACGCCAGCGCTTGCGGTACAGCCGGGCAATCTCGTGTGCGCCCACCGCGGCAGGCAGGTTGCTCCACAACAGAATCACGGTATCGCCTGCATCAGTCGGCTTGTCCAGCGTCAGCTCGATGCGACGCCAGACGAAGCCAGCCTTCAGGTCAATGCGTTGCTCTCGCACCTGACCTGTCTCGATACGTGCACCGTCCACCCATGGCCCACTGCTGGCAAGAGCCGGGCTGTTGCGGCCGTGTTCGCGCACGATGAAGCAGGCCTGTGCCTGATGCCAGCCCTGCAGGATGGTCCCGGTGCAGAAGTTCCGGTCAGCCAGCCACAATTCGCCCGCGCCGGCACATTCAATCAGCGGGGCCATGGCCGAGCGCTCCTGCGCGTGCGCATCCTCGATGGCGACCAGATCTGTGACCAGACCCAGATCCGGCTCGTAGACCACCAGCGCGTGCCCCGGCAACGCCGCGCCACGCTGCTCGCGCAACGCCGCCAGCCGTTTCTCACTGGCCGGCAGGTGATTGCCATCAAGCACCCGCACACGCCAGCCGGGCAGGCTGGGCTGGCATGGCAACGCCGCCAGCACCGGCCCCAGACGCTGTGCGCTGCCCTGTACCAGGGCACGCAGGATCGCGGGTTCGGTGCGGTTGACCTTCTCGTAGAGCGCGGCCAGCGACACCGGCAGGGGCTTCGTCTGTGTCGCTGCAGCGTGCAGCGACGGACTCAGTCCCAGCGACACCAGCGTCATCAGTTCAACCACCGTCGAGAACAGCAATTCACGTGGATATTGCCGCTGCCGGTGCTCGGCGAACACCTCGTCGATCCATTGCGGCGCGATGGCTCTCTGCAGTGCCAGGCGTGCCATCACGCATACCGGTGCCTGCTGCTCGAAACGCTTCATCACCTCGTCGAACATCCCTTCGTACCCGTCGTTCCTTAACATCTCGCCAGGTTACCAGGTTTGCAGCGCAAAGACCTTGAAAGGGCTGCCTGTAAGAGCGCCACGCTATATGTTGCGACAACCTACACACAGTTTGCCACCTGGGCGGCACATACCATTCGCAGCCGCTTGCCCGCGCAAATGCATTCGAAGCGGGTGAGGCGTTTATTCAAAGCGTTGGCAACACGCGCCAACAGAGTCGTTGCCGGGTGAAGCGTAAGACCCTTTGGGGGCCCTCAGGCAAGAAGAAATGTTGGCGGTGTTAGCCGCTTTCTTTTGCCTACTTTTCTTTGCGGCGGCAAAGAAAAGTAGGTGCCGCCCCGCACAGGGGCAACGCGTGAAGCTAGATAACAAATCGCGGATGCCAGCGCGAAGCAAACCAAACCAACCAAAACCGCTTGCGCAGCAAACACCGCATCGCAGACGCCACCGCACACCAAAAGCATATTTCGATGCACGCTCAACGACTTATCTCACCTATCCAGAAGATATCAACAAGCCTGTGAACAAAAACTGTTGATAACAACAAAATCCACCATCACCGCGCAACAGGCGCCGAAGAAGCCACCTCATCCGGCGGAGGATTCCCCATCGCCTGAAACAACGCTGCCGTATCGTTCAGCCTTGCCCCCGTAAACCGAATCTCATCGAGCCGCGCATTGCGATACTGCTGCTCGCTCGCCCGCGACGCCGTGACAGGCACGGCCCCCAGCCGATACCGCGCCGCCGTCTCCTCAAACGACCTTTGCGCCGCCCGAGCAGCAACATTCGCGGCATCGAGCGATTGCGCATCGTGCTCGAGCGCGGCGAGCGTATCCGCGACATTCTGGAACGCGGCCAGCACGGTCTGCTTGTACTGCGACGTCGCAGCTTCATACGAAGCAACAGCCGCGCGCCGCTGCGCAAACAGCGCACCGCCATGAAAGATCGGCTGCGTGAGCGATGCGCCGATGCTCCAGATCGCTCCCGCGCCCGACAGCGCAACTGGCCAGCTAAACCCGCCTTGTCCCATCGATGCGCTCAGCGTCAAGCTCGGAAACATCTGCGCAGTCGCGACACCGACATCGGCGGCAGCGGCCTTGAGCGTCGCATCGGCGGCCTGAATATCGGGGCGTGCCTTTAGCAGATCGGATGGCACGGAGACGGGCACCTGTTCCGGCACATGCAGTGATGCAAGATCGAGCGCAGGTGGCGCCTCGTCCGGCGTACGTCCCAGCAGCACGGCAAGCGCATGCCGCGTCGTCAGCAACTGCTGGCGCGCCGGCGGCAGACTCGCGGCAAGCGACGCCGCGCTCTGCTGCGCGCTCAGCAGATCGCTGTGCGACACCGCGCCGAGATCGTAGCGGCGCTGCGTGTCGCTTGCCTGGTCGTTGGAGAGCGCGACGAGCCGCTCGGTGGTCTGCACCTGCGCGTCGAGCATCGCCGCCGAAATCGCCGCGGCCACGATGTTCGCAGCAAGCGCGCGCCGCGCCGCATCGAACTGATACGCCTGCACGTTCACACGCGACGCCAGCGCCGCATTCGCGAGCCGCGATGCGCCGAAAATGTCGAACGTGTACTGCGCCTGCAACTGCCCGACGAACGTGTTGTACAGAAACGTGTTCGGCCCGATCACGGGAATCGCGAGCGCGCGCTGGCGAGCCGCCTGGCCGCCGGCGTCGATGGTCGGCAACATGTTGCTGCCGATCTGCGCGCGCAACTGCTCGCGCGCGGCCTTGAGACTCTTGTCGGCGGCGTCGAGCGTCGGGCTGTTGCGCAGGCCTTCGTCGACGAGCGCGTTCAGTTGATCCGATTCGAACGTGCGCCACCATTGCGGCACCGCCTTCGCGCCAACCACGAACTGCTGCGTGACGCCCTGCGCGGGAACGGTTTGCACCGGTTGCGGATCGGCGCCGTAGTGCGCGGGTTCTGGCATCGCGGGCGGATTGCCGTTCGGGCCGAACGAACAGGCCGCTGCGATCACGCAAGAAACGGCGACGGCAAAAGACGTACGGGTCATCGAAACAGGGCTCATGTCAGTTCCCCGAATGGTCGGACGGTGCGGGGCGCGGATCGCGCTCGTCGCCGCGCACGCGGAACCACGCGGCATACAGCGCGGGCAGATAGAACAGCGTGAGCACCGTCGCGCTCGTGATGCCGCCCATCAG
The DNA window shown above is from Paraburkholderia sp. PGU19 and carries:
- a CDS encoding IS4 family transposase, coding for MARLALQRAIAPQWIDEVFAEHRQRQYPRELLFSTVVELMTLVSLGLSPSLHAAATQTKPLPVSLAALYEKVNRTEPAILRALVQGSAQRLGPVLAALPCQPSLPGWRVRVLDGNHLPASEKRLAALREQRGAALPGHALVVYEPDLGLVTDLVAIEDAHAQERSAMAPLIECAGAGELWLADRNFCTGTILQGWHQAQACFIVREHGRNSPALASSGPWVDGARIETGQVREQRIDLKAGFVWRRIELTLDKPTDAGDTVILLWSNLPAAVGAHEIARLYRKRWRIEGMFQRLESVLHSEIRTLGHPRAALLGFTVAVLAYNVLATLKRSVEAAHAAADETGAAPPDVSTYYLAVQIRSQYEGMLIALPPNEWSHWSDATPDVIAGKLLELARCVDPIQVRTRTRGPKTRKPAPYVEGAVARAHHSTARLLKRAKGGTS
- a CDS encoding efflux transporter outer membrane subunit, whose protein sequence is MSPVSMTRTSFAVAVSCVIAAACSFGPNGNPPAMPEPAHYGADPQPVQTVPAQGVTQQFVVGAKAVPQWWRTFESDQLNALVDEGLRNSPTLDAADKSLKAAREQLRAQIGSNMLPTIDAGGQAARQRALAIPVIGPNTFLYNTFVGQLQAQYTFDIFGASRLANAALASRVNVQAYQFDAARRALAANIVAAAISAAMLDAQVQTTERLVALSNDQASDTQRRYDLGAVSHSDLLSAQQSAASLAASLPPARQQLLTTRHALAVLLGRTPDEAPPALDLASLHVPEQVPVSVPSDLLKARPDIQAADATLKAAAADVGVATAQMFPSLTLSASMGQGGFSWPVALSGAGAIWSIGASLTQPIFHGGALFAQRRAAVASYEAATSQYKQTVLAAFQNVADTLAALEHDAQSLDAANVAARAAQRSFEETAARYRLGAVPVTASRASEQQYRNARLDEIRFTGARLNDTAALFQAMGNPPPDEVASSAPVAR